In Flavobacterium praedii, the DNA window CCGTGGTTTTTTTTTCGGGATGCTTTTAGCGCAGGAATTGAACGTAGGTTTTGTTCCGGTTCGTAAACCCAATAAATTGCCTTTTGATACGATTTCGGCTTCTTATGATTTAGAGTATGGTACCGATACACTCGAGATTCATACCGATGCGATTCAAAAAGGGGATAGAGTTTTGATTCATGATGATGTTTTGGCCACTGGCGGAACGGCAAAAGCAGTTTGTGAATTGGTAGAACGATTAGGAGGTGTAATTGTACAATGCAATTTTCTGATGGAAATCACTTTCTTGAACGGAAGGGAAAAGATTGCTGGGAATGA includes these proteins:
- a CDS encoding adenine phosphoribosyltransferase yields the protein MSLKDYIRDIQGFPKEGIVFKDITPLLIDPNARKECLEILVSSVKGKKIDKVIGVESRGFFFGMLLAQELNVGFVPVRKPNKLPFDTISASYDLEYGTDTLEIHTDAIQKGDRVLIHDDVLATGGTAKAVCELVERLGGVIVQCNFLMEITFLNGREKIAGNEIFAAITY